One genomic window of Actinoplanes lobatus includes the following:
- a CDS encoding acyl-CoA dehydrogenase family protein, with amino-acid sequence MLLNPNTYDPAHLDDESRRLLRALVAFFEERGKNALVKSYIDRSWYDDFLEFSAREGLFATFLTPAADAAGNPDKRWDTARNAALSEILGFYGLDYWYTWQVTVLGLGPVWQSANEVQRKRAAELLDEGHVMAFALSERGHGADIYATDMILTPTGDGGFTASGTKYYIGNGNVAGLVSVFGRRSDVEGPDGYVFFSADSRHENYHLIKNVVNKQMYVSTFELIDYPVNAVDVLHTGKSAFDAALNTVNVGKFNLCTAAIGICEHAMYEAVTHAHQRILYGKPVTAFPHVRRELTDAYARLVAMKLFSDRAVDYFRSAGPDDRRYLLFNPMTKMKVTTEGEKVVDLMWDVIAAKGFEADTYFDKAAMDIRGLPKLEGTVHVNLALILKFMPNYLFNPATYEPVATRHDPADDEFLFRQGPARGLGAIRFHDWRTAYDAAAAIPNVARFREQADGFCALLREHAPSEEQQKDLDFLLAIGHLFALIVYGQLILEQAGPAGVDDDLLDEIFAILVRDFSAYATELHGKAATTEAQAAWALAHVRRPVTDEKRDAAVWDQVLALVGAYEMRP; translated from the coding sequence CGAGGAACGCGGCAAGAACGCGCTGGTCAAGAGCTACATCGACCGGAGCTGGTACGACGACTTCCTGGAGTTCTCGGCACGTGAGGGCCTGTTCGCGACGTTCCTGACCCCGGCCGCCGACGCGGCTGGCAACCCGGACAAGCGCTGGGACACCGCCCGCAACGCCGCGCTCAGCGAGATCCTCGGCTTCTACGGGCTCGACTACTGGTACACGTGGCAGGTGACCGTTCTCGGTCTCGGCCCGGTGTGGCAGAGCGCCAACGAGGTCCAGCGCAAGCGGGCCGCCGAGCTGCTCGACGAGGGTCACGTGATGGCGTTCGCGCTGTCCGAGCGCGGCCACGGCGCCGACATCTACGCCACCGACATGATCCTCACGCCGACCGGCGACGGCGGGTTCACCGCGAGCGGCACCAAGTACTACATCGGCAACGGCAACGTGGCCGGGCTGGTGTCGGTGTTCGGCCGCCGCTCCGACGTCGAGGGCCCGGACGGGTACGTGTTCTTCTCCGCCGACAGCCGGCACGAGAACTACCACCTGATCAAGAACGTCGTGAACAAGCAGATGTACGTCAGCACGTTCGAGTTGATTGACTATCCAGTCAATGCAGTAGATGTACTGCACACCGGCAAGAGTGCATTCGATGCTGCACTCAATACAGTCAACGTGGGCAAGTTCAACCTGTGTACGGCCGCGATCGGCATCTGCGAGCACGCCATGTACGAGGCCGTCACCCACGCCCACCAGCGCATTCTGTACGGCAAGCCGGTCACCGCGTTCCCGCACGTGCGGCGGGAGCTGACCGACGCGTACGCCCGGCTCGTCGCCATGAAGCTGTTCAGCGACCGCGCCGTCGACTACTTCCGCAGCGCCGGCCCCGACGACCGCCGTTATCTGCTGTTCAACCCGATGACGAAGATGAAGGTCACCACCGAGGGCGAGAAGGTCGTCGACCTGATGTGGGACGTCATCGCGGCCAAGGGCTTCGAGGCGGACACCTACTTCGACAAGGCCGCCATGGACATCCGTGGCCTGCCGAAACTTGAGGGCACGGTGCACGTCAACCTGGCGCTGATCCTCAAGTTCATGCCGAACTACCTGTTCAACCCGGCCACCTACGAGCCCGTCGCGACGCGGCACGACCCGGCCGACGACGAGTTCCTGTTCCGGCAGGGCCCGGCGCGCGGGCTCGGCGCCATCCGCTTCCACGACTGGCGGACCGCGTACGACGCCGCCGCCGCGATCCCGAACGTCGCCCGGTTCCGGGAGCAGGCCGACGGGTTCTGCGCGCTGCTGCGGGAGCACGCCCCGAGCGAGGAGCAGCAGAAGGACCTGGACTTCCTGCTCGCGATCGGCCACCTGTTCGCGCTGATCGTCTACGGACAGCTGATCCTGGAGCAGGCCGGACCGGCCGGAGTGGACGACGACCTGCTGGACGAGATCTTCGCGATCCTGGTCCGGGACTTCTCGGCCTACGCCACCGAGCTGCACGGCAAGGCCGCCACCACCGAGGCGCAGGCGGCCTGGGCGCTGGCCCACGTCCGCCGCCCGGTGACCGACGAGAAGCGCGACGCGGCCGTCTGGGATCAGGTCCTCGCCCTGGTCGGCGCCTACGAGATGCGCCCCTGA